In one Roseburia intestinalis L1-82 genomic region, the following are encoded:
- the galE gene encoding UDP-glucose 4-epimerase GalE — MAILVTGGAGFIGSHTCVELLNAGYEVVVLDNLVNASEKSLERVKAITGKEVTFYKGDILDRTILNEIFEKEKIDSCIHFAGLKAVGESVQKPWEYYNNNISGTLTLVDVMRQHNCKNIIFSSSATVYGDPAEIPITENCPKGQCTNPYGWTKSMLEQVLMDIQKADPEWNVILLRYFNPIGAHKSGTMGENPNGIPNNLMPYITQVAVGKLKELGVFGDDYDTPDGTGVRDYIHVVDLALGHVKALKKIDEKCGLAIYNLGTGHGYSVLDIVKNFEAATGVKIPYSIKPRRAGDIATCYCDPSKAERELGWKAQYGIKEMCEDSWRWQKNNPNGYDD; from the coding sequence ATGGCAATTTTAGTTACCGGCGGTGCCGGATTCATTGGAAGTCACACATGCGTAGAACTGTTAAATGCGGGTTATGAGGTTGTTGTACTTGACAATCTGGTAAACGCATCTGAAAAATCATTAGAGCGTGTAAAAGCAATCACAGGAAAAGAAGTGACTTTTTATAAAGGCGATATCTTAGACCGCACAATTTTAAATGAGATTTTTGAAAAAGAAAAAATTGATAGCTGTATCCATTTCGCAGGATTAAAGGCTGTTGGTGAGTCTGTGCAGAAACCTTGGGAATATTACAACAACAATATTTCAGGAACATTGACTCTGGTGGATGTAATGCGTCAGCATAACTGCAAGAACATTATTTTCTCATCTTCAGCAACCGTATACGGTGATCCGGCAGAAATCCCGATCACAGAGAACTGCCCGAAGGGTCAGTGCACCAATCCTTATGGATGGACAAAATCCATGTTAGAGCAGGTACTGATGGATATCCAGAAAGCAGATCCGGAGTGGAACGTGATCTTACTCCGTTACTTTAACCCGATCGGTGCTCATAAGAGTGGAACCATGGGAGAGAATCCGAACGGTATCCCGAACAACCTGATGCCATACATTACACAGGTGGCAGTCGGCAAATTAAAAGAACTTGGCGTATTTGGTGACGATTATGACACGCCGGACGGAACAGGTGTCAGAGATTACATTCATGTAGTTGACCTTGCGCTCGGTCATGTAAAAGCATTAAAGAAGATCGATGAGAAATGCGGACTTGCAATCTATAACCTTGGAACAGGTCATGGTTACAGTGTGCTTGACATTGTCAAAAACTTCGAAGCTGCAACTGGCGTGAAGATTCCTTATTCCATCAAACCGAGACGTGCAGGTGATATTGCAACCTGTTACTGTGATCCTTCGAAGGCAGAGCGTGAGCTTGGCTGGAAGGCACAGTATGGTATCAAAGAGATGTGCGAAGATTCCTGGAGATGGCAGAAGAACAATCCGAACGGATATGACGATTGA
- a CDS encoding AraC family transcriptional regulator produces MYEKYKNSYKVTEKELVSLSVYNVGFQRCDSLYQWGPGIRDHYLIHYIISGKGFYKIGKRTYELQAGDSFLVYPNTEVVYYAAETDPWEYAWVGFTGSDASMILKATDFSPEKPIIRETPHGSDIHRQILHIYDARGNEFEHAVEMTGRLYTMLAMFLHGASHTTEQNSANSYVQKGIEYISSNYSYAITVEDIADYVGVSRSHLFRSFESVLGQSPKEYLTDFRMKQACYLLEHSSLSITAIANSLGFDNSLYFSKTFHKQKQMSPKEYRTHSRTS; encoded by the coding sequence ATGTACGAAAAATATAAAAATTCTTACAAAGTAACAGAGAAAGAACTGGTTTCACTTTCCGTCTATAACGTGGGATTTCAGAGATGTGACTCGCTTTATCAGTGGGGACCGGGAATCCGGGATCATTATCTGATCCATTATATTATTTCGGGGAAAGGTTTTTACAAGATTGGAAAAAGAACTTATGAATTGCAGGCGGGGGATTCTTTTTTGGTGTATCCAAATACAGAGGTTGTCTATTACGCTGCAGAGACTGACCCGTGGGAGTATGCATGGGTGGGTTTTACGGGCAGTGACGCTTCCATGATCTTAAAGGCAACGGATTTTTCGCCGGAAAAACCGATCATACGGGAGACACCGCACGGAAGTGATATCCACCGCCAGATACTCCATATTTACGATGCCAGAGGAAATGAATTTGAGCATGCCGTGGAAATGACCGGACGGCTCTATACGATGCTTGCCATGTTTTTACACGGCGCCTCCCATACGACGGAGCAAAATTCCGCCAACAGTTATGTGCAGAAAGGCATCGAGTATATCTCTTCCAATTATTCTTATGCAATTACTGTGGAGGATATCGCAGACTATGTCGGCGTCAGCCGCAGCCACCTGTTCCGTTCTTTTGAATCGGTGCTTGGTCAGTCGCCAAAGGAATATCTGACTGATTTTCGCATGAAACAGGCGTGTTATCTGTTAGAACATTCCAGCCTGTCCATCACCGCGATTGCAAATTCACTGGGTTTTGACAACAGCTTATATTTTTCCAAAACGTTTCACAAACAAAAACAAATGTCCCCAAAAGAATACCGGACACATTCCCGTACCTCCTAA
- a CDS encoding PHP domain-containing protein, with protein MQINGYLYDTHVHTSEGSACGQNTGAEMARAYQKAGYAGIVVTDHFFYGNTAADRSLPWKDWVEQFCKGYEHAKEEGDKIGLQIFFGWESGYHGTEFLIYGLNKEWLLEHPEIKDADVKEQYELVHAGGGIVSHAHPFREEDYIPEIRLFPDCVDAVEGINATHESPASTSHKNILYNEKAIAYAKEHGLPITAGSDQHTTRMIGGGMLFDRKLSDEKDFCRAVLAGEAKAYWNGSEFYG; from the coding sequence ATGCAAATAAACGGATATTTATATGACACCCATGTGCACACATCAGAGGGAAGCGCATGTGGACAGAATACAGGAGCAGAGATGGCGAGAGCATATCAGAAAGCGGGATATGCCGGCATCGTCGTAACAGATCATTTCTTTTATGGAAATACGGCGGCGGACCGGAGCCTTCCATGGAAAGACTGGGTAGAACAGTTCTGTAAGGGATATGAACACGCAAAAGAAGAAGGCGATAAGATCGGACTCCAGATATTTTTTGGATGGGAGTCAGGATATCACGGAACAGAATTTTTAATTTATGGCTTAAACAAAGAATGGCTGTTAGAGCATCCTGAAATCAAAGATGCAGATGTGAAAGAACAGTATGAACTGGTACATGCCGGTGGTGGTATCGTCAGCCACGCGCATCCGTTCCGTGAGGAGGATTATATTCCGGAAATCCGCCTTTTCCCGGACTGTGTAGATGCAGTGGAGGGAATCAATGCCACGCATGAGAGTCCTGCGAGCACGTCGCATAAAAATATCCTGTATAATGAAAAAGCGATCGCCTATGCGAAAGAACATGGACTTCCGATTACGGCTGGCTCGGATCAGCATACCACCAGAATGATCGGTGGCGGCATGCTGTTTGACCGGAAGCTCTCCGATGAAAAAGATTTTTGCAGGGCAGTGCTTGCCGGGGAGGCAAAAGCATACTGGAACGGCAGTGAGTTTTATGGTTAG
- the rplT gene encoding 50S ribosomal protein L20, with amino-acid sequence MARVKGGLGAKKRHNRTLKLAKGYRGARSKQYRVAKQSVMRALTSSYAGRKERKRQFRQLWIARINAAARMNGISYSQMMHGLKVAGVDINRKMLAEMAVNDAAGFAALAEIAKKAVA; translated from the coding sequence ATGGCAAGAGTTAAAGGCGGTTTAGGCGCTAAAAAAAGACATAATAGAACATTAAAATTAGCAAAAGGTTACAGAGGAGCTCGTTCTAAACAGTACCGTGTTGCAAAACAGTCTGTTATGAGAGCCTTAACAAGTTCTTACGCAGGAAGAAAAGAGAGAAAGAGACAGTTCCGTCAGTTATGGATCGCTCGTATCAACGCAGCAGCAAGAATGAACGGAATCTCTTACAGCCAGATGATGCACGGCTTAAAAGTAGCTGGTGTTGACATCAACCGTAAAATGTTAGCAGAGATGGCTGTAAACGATGCAGCAGGATTTGCAGCATTAGCTGAGATTGCAAAGAAAGCAGTTGCTTAA
- the rpmI gene encoding 50S ribosomal protein L35: MPKMKTSRAAAKRFKVTGTGKLKRNKAYKRHILTKKTTKNKRNLRKPAIVDATNVKNMKKILPYM, encoded by the coding sequence ATGCCAAAAATGAAAACAAGCAGAGCAGCTGCAAAACGTTTCAAAGTAACAGGAACAGGAAAATTAAAGAGAAATAAAGCTTACAAGAGACATATCTTAACAAAGAAAACAACAAAGAATAAGAGAAATCTTAGAAAACCGGCTATCGTAGATGCTACAAACGTTAAGAATATGAAGAAGATTTTACCATACATGTAA
- the infC gene encoding translation initiation factor IF-3: MINEQIRDREVRLIGENGEQLGIMSVREAMKLAEEAELDLVKIAPTAKPPVCKIIDYGKYRYELARKEKEARKKQKVVELKEIRLSPNIDSNDLNTKMNAAKKFLSKGDKVKITLRFRGREMAHMNASKHILDDFAESLAEVAVVEKAPKVEGRSISMVLAEKKS; encoded by the coding sequence ATGATTAATGAACAGATCAGAGACAGAGAAGTTCGTCTGATCGGAGAAAACGGAGAACAGCTTGGCATTATGTCAGTGAGAGAAGCAATGAAGCTGGCTGAGGAAGCAGAGCTTGATTTGGTCAAGATTGCTCCGACCGCAAAGCCGCCGGTATGTAAGATTATCGATTACGGTAAGTATCGTTATGAATTGGCGAGAAAAGAGAAAGAAGCCAGAAAAAAACAGAAAGTGGTCGAGTTAAAAGAGATTCGCCTGTCACCGAATATTGATTCAAATGATTTGAACACCAAAATGAATGCTGCAAAAAAATTCTTAAGCAAAGGTGATAAGGTAAAAATCACTTTAAGATTCCGTGGACGTGAGATGGCACATATGAATGCCAGCAAGCATATTCTGGATGACTTTGCTGAGAGTCTTGCAGAGGTTGCAGTAGTGGAAAAAGCACCAAAGGTTGAAGGCAGAAGCATCAGCATGGTGTTGGCAGAAAAAAAATCATAA
- a CDS encoding methyl-accepting chemotaxis protein has translation MYKNLKIQERLKKCFTVVTLLASIAGVIGAIMMLIISTQYKHALTNYGFSQGDIGKAMIVFADARSAARGVIGYNDTDMIATMKQIHDEKKQKFDDYWAIVANTCVTGTEKDLYEQVNTLVQQYWDAEAQAMEIGASTDNEDSIKAQQMMNDTVDPLYEQVYSLTADLLDANINEGDSLAARLSAISIIFLIVIVASIVFAFAQAMRMGSSIAKGIAVPLGALSDRFTTFAKGNLTDPFPIVDTHDEVADIIQTANEMKETLNIVIADCGKHLADMASGNFDIKSDCPEVYQGEFEKLLLAMRDMKNQMIVTLRSIEDASSQVSAGSTNLAEASQSLAEGATEQAGAVEELQATITSITENIEKAADQAHESYVQAKQYADEADNSRAQMTAMVDAMTRINETSKNIENIISEIEDIASQTNLLSLNASIEAARAGEAGRGFAVVADQIRQLAEQSTKSAVDTRELIEGSLEEIAEGNKAADKAAASIETVVEGIGKIAESSKNISQVSRDQATAMDQAEQGVNQISEVVQANSATAQESSATSEELSAQAVSLDELISKYILPQE, from the coding sequence ATGTATAAGAATCTAAAAATTCAGGAACGGCTGAAAAAATGTTTCACAGTCGTTACACTGCTTGCATCCATTGCAGGTGTTATTGGAGCAATTATGATGCTTATTATATCTACGCAGTATAAACATGCACTTACTAATTATGGTTTTTCGCAGGGTGATATCGGAAAGGCAATGATCGTTTTTGCAGATGCGAGATCAGCAGCGCGCGGTGTGATTGGTTACAATGATACTGATATGATCGCAACCATGAAACAGATACATGATGAAAAGAAACAGAAGTTTGATGATTACTGGGCTATAGTTGCGAACACCTGTGTGACAGGCACTGAGAAAGATCTCTATGAGCAGGTGAACACACTTGTTCAGCAGTACTGGGATGCAGAAGCCCAAGCGATGGAGATCGGCGCTTCCACGGACAATGAAGACAGCATCAAAGCCCAGCAAATGATGAACGATACCGTAGATCCATTGTATGAGCAGGTTTACAGCCTTACAGCGGACTTGCTGGATGCAAACATAAACGAAGGAGACTCCCTTGCGGCAAGACTTTCTGCCATTAGTATTATTTTCCTTATTGTGATTGTTGCAAGTATTGTATTTGCATTTGCACAGGCAATGAGAATGGGAAGTTCCATTGCAAAAGGAATCGCAGTACCTCTTGGTGCGTTAAGCGACCGTTTTACAACATTTGCAAAAGGTAACCTCACAGATCCATTCCCGATAGTAGATACGCATGATGAGGTGGCTGACATAATCCAGACAGCAAATGAGATGAAAGAAACATTAAATATAGTTATCGCTGACTGTGGCAAACATCTTGCTGATATGGCAAGCGGTAACTTTGATATCAAATCAGACTGTCCGGAAGTATATCAGGGTGAATTTGAAAAATTACTTCTTGCCATGCGTGATATGAAGAATCAGATGATCGTTACATTACGTTCTATTGAAGATGCATCCAGCCAGGTATCTGCAGGATCTACAAACCTTGCAGAGGCATCACAGAGTCTTGCAGAGGGTGCTACTGAGCAGGCAGGTGCAGTAGAAGAGTTACAGGCTACGATCACAAGCATCACAGAGAACATTGAAAAAGCTGCAGATCAGGCACATGAGTCCTATGTACAGGCAAAACAGTATGCAGACGAAGCGGACAACAGCCGTGCGCAGATGACAGCAATGGTAGATGCAATGACACGCATCAACGAGACATCCAAAAATATCGAGAACATCATTTCTGAGATTGAGGATATCGCATCCCAGACAAACCTGCTTTCCTTAAATGCTTCCATTGAGGCAGCAAGAGCAGGAGAGGCAGGAAGAGGATTCGCGGTTGTTGCTGACCAGATCCGTCAGTTAGCAGAGCAGAGTACAAAATCTGCAGTAGATACCAGAGAACTGATCGAAGGATCCTTAGAGGAGATCGCAGAAGGAAACAAGGCGGCAGACAAAGCTGCAGCATCCATTGAAACGGTTGTAGAAGGAATCGGCAAGATTGCAGAGTCTTCCAAAAATATCAGCCAGGTATCCAGAGATCAGGCAACTGCCATGGATCAGGCAGAACAGGGTGTCAACCAGATTTCGGAGGTTGTTCAGGCAAACTCCGCAACCGCACAGGAGTCCTCTGCTACCAGTGAGGAGCTTTCTGCTCAGGCAGTATCCTTAGATGAACTGATCAGTAAATACATTCTTCCACAGGAATAA
- a CDS encoding chemotaxis protein CheW: MQLLTFMLNNVRFGIPVDDVESIETRMSVVGVPNAPAHIEGIVNLHGDIVPICNLADYFGYPKQDIKNVIVASMNGMKIGLEVESVREIIDVNEKQVIPMPTIMNANQSCFNDVASYDKQLIVMFEVSKLMPQSEQQGIKQLIDDNT; this comes from the coding sequence ATGCAATTACTGACGTTTATGCTCAATAATGTCCGGTTTGGAATACCAGTGGATGATGTCGAGTCGATTGAAACAAGAATGAGTGTGGTAGGTGTTCCAAATGCACCTGCGCATATCGAAGGAATCGTGAATCTGCATGGTGATATCGTTCCGATATGTAATCTTGCTGACTATTTCGGATATCCAAAACAGGATATAAAAAATGTTATTGTGGCAAGTATGAATGGCATGAAGATTGGTCTTGAAGTAGAGAGTGTCCGTGAGATCATTGATGTAAATGAAAAACAGGTGATTCCGATGCCGACAATCATGAATGCCAATCAGAGCTGCTTTAATGATGTGGCATCCTATGATAAGCAGCTGATCGTGATGTTTGAGGTGTCAAAACTGATGCCACAGTCCGAGCAGCAGGGGATAAAGCAGCTTATCGATGACAATACCTGA
- a CDS encoding PHP domain-containing protein, with amino-acid sequence MDNRIVDLHVHSTESDGTFTPTEVIAEAKKAGLSAIALTDHDTATGIRKAMGAAKEAGIELIPGIELSTAYTFPGKKQEKEIHIVGLYINPDDPELLKMTAEFRECRDKRNEKMIAALQEEGFPITMEALLAANPDSVITRANIARFLYEHGWIKSVSEAFDKYIGDGCRCYVGRFKVSPMEAVSLIKRTGGIAILAHPLLYHLGVEQLQLLIDDLKAVGLDGIEAIYSTYTTGEEQLVKRIAKENDLLISGGSDFHGENKPAIKLGTGRGHLYIPYSVLADIKARAGK; translated from the coding sequence ATGGATAATAGAATTGTTGACCTGCACGTACATTCCACGGAATCAGATGGCACCTTTACTCCCACTGAGGTTATCGCAGAAGCCAAAAAAGCTGGTCTTTCCGCTATCGCCCTGACTGACCATGATACCGCCACAGGTATAAGAAAAGCTATGGGCGCCGCAAAGGAAGCCGGTATCGAGCTGATCCCGGGCATTGAGCTTTCCACTGCTTACACGTTTCCGGGAAAAAAACAGGAAAAGGAAATCCACATCGTCGGTCTCTACATTAACCCGGATGACCCGGAACTCTTAAAAATGACTGCTGAATTCCGCGAATGCCGGGATAAACGCAATGAAAAAATGATCGCTGCCCTGCAGGAAGAAGGATTTCCAATTACGATGGAAGCCCTTCTGGCAGCGAATCCGGACAGTGTCATTACGCGTGCAAACATCGCGCGTTTCCTTTATGAACATGGATGGATCAAATCCGTTTCCGAAGCCTTCGACAAATACATCGGCGATGGCTGCCGCTGCTATGTCGGACGTTTTAAAGTATCTCCCATGGAAGCCGTTTCCCTTATCAAAAGAACCGGAGGGATTGCCATCCTTGCACACCCGCTGCTTTATCATCTGGGTGTAGAACAGCTGCAGCTGCTGATTGACGACTTAAAAGCTGTGGGACTTGATGGCATCGAGGCAATCTACTCTACCTATACCACCGGGGAAGAACAGCTTGTCAAACGCATTGCAAAAGAAAACGACCTGCTTATCAGCGGCGGTTCTGATTTCCATGGTGAAAACAAACCCGCAATAAAGCTTGGAACCGGACGTGGGCATCTTTATATTCCATATTCTGTCCTGGCCGATATCAAAGCACGCGCCGGGAAGTAA
- a CDS encoding Cof-type HAD-IIB family hydrolase, which yields MNHKILCVDLDATLLCDDKSITQKNREAIHRMLEAGHYIALATGRPVETAREVARELGLNTPGCYMIAFNGAVLYDCAADRVLLKRSLPIEIVQELFDKAKRAGLYVQTYNSTDLITTKHTKELDYYVKQARISYKISPNILDALEEEPQKVMLISLDQRDKLERFQKKNLNWEKGKCNSFFSSSQYLEYSPKNTSKATGILELTKILNMPMDATVAVGDEDNDVPMIKTACIGVAVKNATEKAKAAADYVTVNDNNHDAIAEVIEKFIL from the coding sequence ATGAATCACAAAATTTTATGTGTGGATCTGGATGCCACATTATTGTGTGATGATAAAAGCATCACGCAAAAAAACCGTGAGGCTATCCACAGAATGTTAGAGGCGGGGCATTACATAGCACTTGCAACCGGAAGACCGGTTGAAACAGCAAGAGAAGTTGCAAGAGAACTGGGGTTAAACACACCGGGCTGCTATATGATCGCATTTAATGGCGCAGTACTTTATGACTGCGCAGCAGACCGTGTACTGTTAAAGCGTTCGCTGCCGATTGAGATTGTGCAGGAACTTTTTGATAAGGCAAAACGTGCGGGCCTGTATGTGCAGACATATAACAGCACGGATCTTATTACCACAAAGCATACGAAAGAACTGGATTACTATGTGAAACAGGCGCGTATTTCTTATAAGATATCACCAAATATCCTGGATGCTTTAGAGGAAGAACCACAGAAGGTTATGCTGATCTCATTAGATCAGAGAGACAAGTTAGAGCGTTTTCAAAAGAAAAATCTGAACTGGGAAAAGGGAAAATGTAACAGCTTTTTTTCCAGCAGTCAGTATTTAGAGTACAGTCCGAAAAATACGAGCAAGGCAACTGGTATTTTAGAACTGACAAAGATCCTTAATATGCCGATGGATGCGACGGTTGCAGTCGGGGATGAGGATAATGATGTGCCGATGATAAAGACGGCCTGTATCGGGGTCGCAGTGAAGAATGCCACCGAAAAAGCAAAGGCGGCAGCGGATTATGTCACAGTAAATGACAATAATCATGACGCCATTGCCGAGGTGATCGAGAAATTTATTTTATAG
- a CDS encoding RNA degradosome polyphosphate kinase produces the protein MEKEKDFKNPQYYENRELSWLKFDNRVLNEARDKSIPLLERLKFVSITSSNLDEFYMVRVASLKDMVHANYKKKDIAGMTASEQLAAINEKTREMVDLQYNTYNRSLLPLLKKEQIHIIDAFEDLTEEQKKFVDRYFEENVYPVLTPMAVDASRPFPLIRNKTLNIAALLSKKNTKSEKQELDFATVQVPGVLPRLVQIPSEEENAKCFILLEQIIEKNIDKLFLNYEVLCAYPYRIMRNADLTIDEDEAEDLLKEIQKQLKMRQWGEVIRLEVESGIDKRLLRFLKDELKVAEEDIFCIQGPIDLTFLMKMYGLPGCDHLRYKPYTPQKNPKIEPGENIFELIRKGDIFLHHPYQTFDPVVDFIRQAASDPDVLAIKQTLYRVSGNSPIIASLAQAAENGKQVSVLVELKARFDEENNIVWAKKLEQAGCHVIYGLVGLKTHSKIALVVRREEDGIRRYVHLGTGNYNDSTAKLYTDCGIFTCNEAIGEDATAVFNMLSGYSEPLSWNELSLAPIWLRNKFMKLIGRETAHAKCGQPARIVAKMNSLCDPGIIAALYEASAAGVKIQLIVRGICCLKVGIKGVSENIEVRSIVGNFLEHSRIFWFENNGADEVYMGSADWMPRNLDRRVEILFPVLDDEAKKSAKHILEVELSDNTKAHLLKSDGNYEKIDKRGKVLVNSQMQFCEEAVAAVPKQDHVYRERVFIPAEPAE, from the coding sequence ATGGAAAAAGAAAAAGATTTTAAAAATCCACAGTATTACGAAAACAGAGAATTAAGCTGGTTAAAATTTGATAACCGCGTATTAAATGAAGCACGCGATAAGAGTATCCCGCTTTTGGAACGCCTGAAATTTGTCAGTATCACTTCCTCAAATCTGGATGAATTTTACATGGTGCGTGTTGCTTCCTTAAAAGATATGGTACATGCTAACTATAAGAAGAAAGACATTGCCGGAATGACGGCTTCAGAACAGCTTGCTGCCATCAACGAAAAAACAAGGGAGATGGTAGATCTGCAGTACAACACTTATAACAGGTCGCTGCTTCCGTTACTTAAGAAAGAACAGATCCATATTATAGATGCGTTTGAAGATCTGACTGAGGAACAGAAAAAGTTTGTGGACCGTTATTTTGAGGAAAATGTCTATCCGGTACTGACACCGATGGCGGTAGATGCATCGCGTCCGTTTCCGCTGATCCGCAATAAGACGTTAAATATTGCGGCACTTCTTTCTAAAAAGAATACAAAGAGCGAAAAACAGGAACTGGATTTTGCAACGGTACAGGTTCCGGGGGTCCTTCCGAGACTGGTACAGATCCCGTCAGAGGAAGAAAATGCAAAATGTTTTATTCTGTTAGAGCAGATCATCGAGAAAAATATTGACAAACTGTTCTTAAATTATGAAGTGCTCTGTGCTTATCCGTACCGTATCATGCGGAATGCCGATCTGACGATCGATGAGGACGAGGCGGAGGATCTGTTAAAAGAGATACAGAAACAGTTAAAAATGAGACAGTGGGGAGAAGTGATCCGTCTTGAGGTGGAGAGTGGAATTGACAAACGCCTGCTGCGTTTCTTAAAGGATGAACTGAAAGTTGCAGAAGAAGATATCTTCTGTATCCAGGGGCCGATCGATCTGACATTTCTGATGAAAATGTATGGACTTCCCGGCTGTGATCATCTGCGCTATAAACCGTATACGCCGCAGAAAAATCCAAAGATCGAACCGGGAGAAAATATCTTTGAATTGATCCGGAAGGGCGATATCTTCTTACATCATCCTTATCAGACCTTTGATCCGGTCGTTGATTTTATCCGTCAGGCGGCATCAGACCCGGATGTTCTTGCAATCAAACAGACACTTTACCGTGTCAGCGGCAATTCGCCGATCATTGCATCTTTGGCACAGGCAGCGGAAAATGGTAAACAGGTATCGGTTTTAGTGGAGTTAAAAGCACGTTTTGATGAGGAGAATAACATCGTCTGGGCAAAAAAACTTGAGCAGGCAGGCTGCCATGTTATCTATGGACTGGTGGGTCTGAAAACGCACAGTAAGATTGCGCTTGTTGTCCGCAGGGAGGAGGACGGTATCCGCAGATATGTTCATCTTGGAACCGGAAACTATAACGATTCGACGGCAAAATTATATACTGACTGTGGAATTTTTACCTGTAACGAGGCGATCGGCGAAGATGCGACAGCGGTATTTAACATGCTGTCCGGTTATTCCGAACCGCTTTCCTGGAATGAACTTTCCCTGGCACCGATCTGGCTTCGTAATAAATTTATGAAACTGATCGGCAGAGAGACAGCACATGCGAAATGCGGACAGCCGGCACGCATTGTCGCGAAAATGAATTCGCTCTGTGACCCGGGGATCATTGCGGCACTTTATGAGGCATCGGCAGCAGGGGTAAAAATTCAGCTGATCGTGCGTGGTATCTGTTGCTTAAAAGTTGGCATCAAGGGTGTGAGTGAAAATATAGAAGTGCGCTCGATTGTCGGAAATTTTTTAGAGCACAGCAGAATTTTCTGGTTTGAGAATAACGGGGCAGACGAGGTGTATATGGGAAGTGCGGACTGGATGCCGCGTAACTTGGACCGCCGTGTTGAAATATTGTTCCCTGTTCTGGATGATGAGGCAAAAAAATCTGCAAAACACATTCTCGAAGTTGAATTATCTGATAATACAAAGGCTCATCTCTTGAAATCAGATGGAAATTATGAGAAAATTGATAAAAGAGGAAAAGTTTTAGTCAATTCACAGATGCAGTTCTGTGAGGAAGCGGTTGCAGCAGTTCCGAAACAGGATCATGTGTACCGGGAACGGGTATTTATTCCGGCGGAACCTGCAGAATAG